The following coding sequences lie in one Glycine max cultivar Williams 82 chromosome 19, Glycine_max_v4.0, whole genome shotgun sequence genomic window:
- the LOC100776887 gene encoding chaperone protein dnaJ C76, chloroplastic, with protein sequence MSVVVSGCSLLFWSQTCQVHGHLNFNNPMPRWRQNLAVIRCCNRGTWEIPMTQNNYYDLLGVSVDSNAHEIKEAYRKLQKKYHPDIFGQKGHEYTLMLNKAYEVLMTEDLRRKYDESIGPMRLRFGGNNTQALGYSIWKGPVKPQALFVDENACIGCRECVHHASHTFTMDETQGSARVKVQYGDNDQSIEVSVESCPVNCIHWVETEELPVLEFLIQPQPKDGYGVFGGGWERPANVFTAAKSFNKQLKRKSTIRHDQSPGGTFEESPAQAEAQARADMKIKMEGFLKIWNWVKETLGMNINK encoded by the exons ATGTCTGTCGTAGTCTCTGGTTGCTCTTTGTTATTTTGGTCACAGACTTGTCAAGTACATGGCCATCTGAATTTCAACAACCCCATGCCAAG GTGGAGGCAGAACTTGGCTGTAATAAGATGTTGTAATAGAGGAACATGGGAGATTCCAATGACTCAAAATAATTACTATGATTTGCTTGGAGTTTCTGTTGATTCAAATGCCCATGAAATCAAAGAAGCTTACCGGAAGCTGCAAAAGAAGTATCATCCGGATATTTTTGGCCAAAAG GGCCATGAGTATACTCTGATGCTAAATAAGGCTTATGAAGTGCTGATGACAGAAGATCTAAGGAGAAAATATGATGAATCCATAGGTCCAATGAGGCTAAGATTTGGGGGAAATAACACTCAAGCCTTGGGTTACAGCATTTGGAAAGGGCCTGTAAAGCCACAAGCCTTATTTGTTGATGAAAATGCGTGCATAG GTTGCAGAGAATGTGTGCATCATGCAAGTCATACATTCACCATGGATGAAACTCAGGGAAGTGCACGGGTTAAAGTTCAATATGGAGACAATGACCAAAGTATTGAG GTTTCTGTTGAGTCATGTCCAGTCAATTGCATACATTGGGTGGAGACAGAAGAATTGCCAGTGCTTGAGTTCCTGATCCAGCCTCAGCCGAAAGACGGGTATGGCGTATTTGGAGGAGGTTGGGAAAGGCCTGCAAATGTGTTCACTGCAGCTAAGTCTTTCAACAAACAACTGAAGAGGAAGTCCACAATTAGACACGATCAAAGCCCTG GAGGGACTTTTGAGGAAAGCCCTGCTCAAGCTGAAGCTCAAGCTCGTGCTGATATGAAGATAAAGATGGAGGGTTTCTTGAAAATTTGGAACTGGGTGAAAGAAACCTTGGGCATGAATATTAACAAGTAA